The following is a genomic window from Sphingomonas sp. OV641.
CCGTCTGCATGCGCTCGATGCCGCCATTGGCCTGCAGCGTCTTCAGCCGGGTATCGATCGTCGCCAGCAGATCCGGCTCGGCGATCGCCCAGGTCTGGCCCATCACGCCGTGATCCTTTGCGAGCGCGCCCTGCACGATCGGCCAGGACGACGAGGCGACCAGCGCCACGCCCAGGGTTCCGCCGAAAAGGCCCGCGCGCCGGATCACAGGATCGGCGTCCCGGTGCCGATGATCTGCTTCGCGCAGGCAAAGCCGATCTCGCCGTAGCGGCTGTCGAACCCGTCGGGGTGTGCGGTGCCGACATAATAGCAGCCCTCGGGAACGCGCCCGACCGGTCCCGGCGTCAGCACCTCGCCGAAGCGCGAGCGCGGCTTCATGTGCGCGACGCGGACGCCGTCGACATAGACCCATTTCCCGCGATGCTCGACCAGCGCCCCGGCCTCGCCGATCACGCGCTTGCCGAACGGTCCCGAATCCGGTCCGAAGTGGCGGCGCACCAGCTCGCCCTCGGGCGGCGCGAAGAACACATAGTCGCCCTTGGCGGGCACGCGGCCGCGCTGGATGAAGAACGCCCAGTTGGGGAGGCTCTCGCTCGCGTTTATCATGAAGGCGTGCGTCTCGCGCCACGCGGCGATCGAGTTGTAGCCGCCCCACACGATCCCGAGCAGCGCGACCGCGCTCCACTGGCGGACCCGCTTGACGATCAGCGCCTTGCGGGCCGCGCGGTCCCCGGCGACGTCAACCGCCGTGGGAGCCGCATGACCGACCCGCGCCAGCGCCTCAGTTGCCGCTGCCATCGACCCCTCCCGGCGCGGACTGGGTGACCGTCGCCTCGACCGGCGAGACCGGCGCAGGCCCGAACGGCGAAGCGGTCGGGACCGCCGCCCCTGGCGCGGCCGGCGCGACGTTCCCGGAGGCTTGGGGAAGCATCGCACCGACCGCGGGACCGGCCGGGGTGTTCGGCGCGGCCGCGGGGAGCGGCACGCGCGCGAAGACCGCGCGGCGGATCTGGTCGGTGATATCGGGGACGTTCTTCGAGAGGACCGCCTCGCCGACGAGGACGGTGGTGCCGCTCGCGCCGACCTTCTTCATCTCGTCGTCGAGCGCGGACATGAAGGCCTGGGTCTGCGCGGCCACCTGTTGGGGCTGGCCGTTACTGTGGCTCTGCGCCTGGACATATTCCGAGACGATGCCTTCGAGCCGGACGCTCGCCATCGGCACGGTCGCGGGCGGGGCAAGGAGAT
Proteins encoded in this region:
- a CDS encoding S26 family signal peptidase is translated as MAAATEALARVGHAAPTAVDVAGDRAARKALIVKRVRQWSAVALLGIVWGGYNSIAAWRETHAFMINASESLPNWAFFIQRGRVPAKGDYVFFAPPEGELVRRHFGPDSGPFGKRVIGEAGALVEHRGKWVYVDGVRVAHMKPRSRFGEVLTPGPVGRVPEGCYYVGTAHPDGFDSRYGEIGFACAKQIIGTGTPIL
- a CDS encoding TrbI F-type domain-containing protein yields the protein MVDVLDRPEVASAAVQPSAPAPAPRDDAAGAAPRRPVADKVDRRKPQGLPVIAYVAVALAVAVLLWGAWVTKHLLAPPATVPMASVRLEGIVSEYVQAQSHSNGQPQQVAAQTQAFMSALDDEMKKVGASGTTVLVGEAVLSKNVPDITDQIRRAVFARVPLPAAAPNTPAGPAVGAMLPQASGNVAPAAPGAAVPTASPFGPAPVSPVEATVTQSAPGGVDGSGN